The stretch of DNA ACCAGAAGATCTTCCGACTGAAACGGAGTACTGGGTATTCTGTCTTTAGAATATGCCTTGATTATTATCAAATGAAACCCAGGCTGTCCTCGACCCTGCCTAGCTCTATAGGCGTGCTTCTAGAACCTATTGCAGCACCCTTGGTGTTGGCGATCATACAAGCCCCCACCAATGCTGCTCCGTAGTTCAAGGTACCCAGGGAAGCGGGAACCTTGAACAGTCCACTCAGCATCTTCAACTCAGCCTCAGATGTCTTGGGATGGCAGAGAATTCCCTTATTCGTGACCACGCATGCAGACCCCACAGTGTTCGAGCCAGCAATCGTTCCCTGTACAGTCTCAACCTGAAGTGTTCTCTCGATACCTTTTATAGCCTTCTTTCCAAGCCTGGGATTGACTAGGGCGGCGTTATCGTTTACCAGAATGTTGTTCCCAGCAGCGTTCAACCTGTCGTCCAGTCGGGCGACTGGGACATGTTTTTCGATCACTTCGAGCTCCCGATCATTGGCCATTCCCGAGACCATCGCTCCGTAGGAATTGACGGCCATGAGGGAACCGATGATATTGGCACCTGCAATAGAGGTCTTTTCCACCGCGACCTCCAGGCAATCCTCTATATCCTGAATAAGTGATTTTGCCGAGTCGAGTGGTACTAGAGAGAAGCACTCGTTCGCCACTGAATAGACACCGATGTACGGGTTGCCATCGTAGCTAGAGAGCTTCATCATGTGGTTGCACCAGTGGTCATTCCTCGGCGAGTGAGACCTCGACGAGGCCGTCCTCGAACTTGATGGCCTTCAC from Methanomassiliicoccales archaeon encodes:
- a CDS encoding translation initiation factor IF-6 produces the protein MMKLSSYDGNPYIGVYSVANECFSLVPLDSAKSLIQDIEDCLEVAVEKTSIAGANIIGSLMAVNSYGAMVSGMANDRELEVIEKHVPVARLDDRLNAAGNNILVNDNAALVNPRLGKKAIKGIERTLQVETVQGTIAGSNTVGSACVVTNKGILCHPKTSEAELKMLSGLFKVPASLGTLNYGAALVGACMIANTKGAAIGSRSTPIELGRVEDSLGFI